One stretch of Pseudochaenichthys georgianus unplaced genomic scaffold, fPseGeo1.2 scaffold_479_arrow_ctg1, whole genome shotgun sequence DNA includes these proteins:
- the ndufa7 gene encoding NADH dehydrogenase [ubiquinone] 1 alpha subcomplex subunit 7 — protein sequence MATATKIIQRLRNLLSGHDLQGKLQLRYGEIGKRTQPPPKLPVGPSHKFASNYYCNRDGRRESVPATVIMSSQMALTAGSQVAEVSKPCVTPGAVYREPTLSTDEPYL from the exons ATGGCGACTGCTACCAAAATCATCCAGAGGCTCCGAAATCTTCTGTCGGGG CATGACCTGCAAGGCAAGCTCCAGCTGCGATATGGGGAGATTGGAAAGAG GACTCAGCCACCACCCAAACTGCCAGTGGGCCCGAGCCACAAGTTTGCCAGCAACTACTACTGCAATAGAGATGGACGCAGAGAGTCGGTTCCCGCCACTGTCATCATGTCTTCTCAGATGGCTCTCACCGCCGGCAG tcaagtTGCTGAGGTCTCAAAGCCTTGTGTGACCCCGGGGGCTGTCTACAGGGAGCCAACGCTCTCCACAGACGAGCCGTACCTCTGA